One Helianthus annuus cultivar XRQ/B chromosome 7, HanXRQr2.0-SUNRISE, whole genome shotgun sequence genomic region harbors:
- the LOC110866677 gene encoding uncharacterized protein LOC110866677, with protein sequence MRQRRRIELRNDYDCAIQYHPGKANVVADALSRKEHLKSRRVRALQLTIHSGLPKQIRKAHIKAVKEENLKVESLRKMERDWEVKPDCTWYFMNRILVPLYGNLRELIMNEAHKYRYFIHPSSDKMYRDLKTTYLGGQT encoded by the coding sequence atgagacagcgtcgGAGGATCGAACTTCGGAATGATTACGATTGTGCAATTCAGTACCACCCGGGCAAAGCTAATGTGGTAGCCGACGCTCTTAGCCGAAAGGAACATCTAAAATCCAGACGAGTtcgagctttgcaactcaccatACATTCTGGGTTACCCAAGCAAATTCGAAAAGCACATATCAAGGCAGTGAAAGAAGAGAATCTGAAAGTAGAATCCCTACGCAAGATGGAACGCGATTGGGAAGTGAAACCAGACTGCACATGGTATTTCATGAATCGTATATTGGTACCTCTCTACGGGAATCTGAGAGAACtcataatgaacgaagcccacaagtatAGATACTTTATCCATCCaagttcggataagatgtatcgtGATCTCAAGACGACATAtcttggtggccaaacatga